Proteins from a genomic interval of Treponema succinifaciens DSM 2489:
- a CDS encoding alpha-amylase family glycosyl hydrolase, whose product MKISYNEFHISRKVREECDFEDSLFSSAGNVIFANFKAVHKFQTKLNGLFDKRGQSEKKVSAGSLNAMGLIDEIFHYVCMIYRRDKAPDCFKNLLSDLDRNFSKVKIDKLLLQFMEEFPPVNVFKKEISAEEFLEQNCIDAGTKMKRSNREQVLEELVMLHLANENPAFHPFAILFDDSNLVVNADYIKTWNQIKAFFLTQPVFGPKNNSLINMLKEPVVASPTSLKGQLDYIRTYWSDVLGEWIRRLLEGIDTISEEEKAAWHPTNGGEVSMEAYTYDEENLMKEYERFSPDREWMPKVVLMAKTVLVWLYQLSKKYNRDISRLDQIPDEELDALRDEGFTGLWLIGLWERSYASKRIKQINGNPEAAASAYSLLDYEIAGNLGGWQALENLRYRCWIRGIRLASDMVPNHTGMDGTWVTEHPDYFITTKECPFPGYTFNGENLSRDGRVSIYLEDHYYSKSDCAVCFKRVDNATGDVTYIYHGNDGTGMPWNDTAQIDFLNPVAREAVMQQILKVARNFPIIRFDAAMVLAKKHIRRLWYPEPGHGGDIASRSRYALTSAEFEKRIPNEFWREVVDRCAQEMPDTLLLAEAFWMMEGYFTRTLGMHRVYNSAFMNMLKKEENQKYRDTVKNTIKFDPQILKRFVNFMNNPDEETAVAQFGKGDKYFGVCTLMITMPGLPMFGHGQLEGFEEKYGMEYTKAYKDEKVDQDLMNRHWHDIFPLMHKRYLFAPVENFLFYDVWNNGTVNENIFAYSNVVGNERTIVFYNNKYERAQGWIKQSCEYAVKTGSDENDKVMVSKSLAESMGFTYGYNHYVIFREHRSGLWFVRRSDDLINNGMFVALNGFEYQVYLDVQQVVDGTDGKYFKLNELLNGSGVPDLEIAWQEFRYKDLFAALKNFVTKEFMQDIHALFSSDSSKEFKLENKEPTSLKKVLKSAKEAALAYYEKENEFALEEEKLASENYKKKAKSKKSESSLEPEQKFRAFEKCVEYLYEAYSAPEDEDSANNLELEISSGIKSNEFSAEILCAFAAVASAGGENCKKWGYSRKLSEIIESAGFFNSEMRNNFIRIFESMKISSLNFGTSGFVKSTYTVAKSLVDSENSFVLTGANEYNGVRWFNKEKMDATLWYAFASNCMTSKRILREQIFRLYRTLFASKELAEYKCEQFTEAVKPVKMPAPKTEKAKAKKSSVEKTDAKKPAAKKTKKDSKSSKSK is encoded by the coding sequence ATGAAGATTTCTTACAATGAATTTCACATCAGCCGGAAAGTAAGAGAAGAATGCGATTTTGAAGATTCGCTTTTTTCTTCTGCCGGAAATGTTATTTTTGCAAACTTCAAGGCTGTGCATAAATTTCAGACAAAACTGAACGGGCTTTTTGATAAACGCGGTCAAAGTGAAAAAAAAGTTTCAGCAGGTTCTTTGAACGCAATGGGACTTATCGATGAAATTTTTCATTACGTCTGCATGATTTATAGAAGAGACAAAGCTCCGGATTGCTTTAAAAATCTTCTTTCTGACTTGGACAGAAATTTTTCAAAAGTAAAAATTGACAAATTGCTTTTGCAGTTCATGGAAGAGTTTCCTCCTGTTAATGTATTTAAAAAGGAAATTTCTGCGGAAGAGTTTTTAGAGCAGAACTGTATTGATGCCGGCACAAAAATGAAACGCTCAAACCGCGAGCAGGTTTTGGAGGAACTTGTGATGCTTCATCTTGCAAATGAAAATCCGGCGTTTCATCCGTTTGCAATTTTGTTTGACGATTCAAATCTTGTTGTCAACGCTGACTACATTAAAACTTGGAATCAGATTAAGGCATTCTTTTTGACTCAGCCTGTATTTGGTCCTAAGAACAATTCGCTTATAAATATGCTTAAAGAGCCTGTTGTTGCTTCTCCGACTTCTTTAAAAGGCCAGTTGGATTATATACGCACTTATTGGAGTGATGTTCTTGGCGAATGGATTCGTCGTCTTCTTGAGGGAATCGATACAATTTCCGAGGAAGAAAAAGCTGCCTGGCATCCTACAAACGGCGGCGAAGTTTCCATGGAAGCCTACACTTATGATGAAGAAAATCTGATGAAAGAATACGAGAGGTTCAGTCCTGACCGTGAATGGATGCCGAAAGTTGTTTTGATGGCAAAGACTGTTCTTGTATGGCTTTATCAGCTTTCTAAAAAATATAACCGCGATATTTCACGCCTTGACCAGATTCCAGATGAAGAACTTGATGCTTTGCGCGATGAGGGGTTTACGGGGCTTTGGCTTATTGGACTTTGGGAGCGCAGTTATGCTTCAAAAAGAATCAAGCAGATAAACGGAAATCCAGAGGCGGCCGCTTCAGCATATTCTTTGCTCGACTATGAAATTGCAGGAAATCTTGGCGGATGGCAGGCTTTGGAAAATCTTCGCTACAGATGTTGGATCCGCGGAATCCGCCTTGCAAGCGACATGGTTCCAAACCACACTGGAATGGACGGAACTTGGGTTACGGAACATCCTGATTATTTTATAACAACAAAGGAATGTCCATTCCCAGGTTACACTTTCAATGGAGAAAACTTGAGTCGCGATGGCCGTGTTTCAATTTATCTTGAAGACCATTACTATTCAAAAAGCGACTGCGCGGTTTGCTTTAAGCGTGTAGACAATGCGACAGGCGATGTAACTTACATTTACCACGGAAACGATGGAACTGGAATGCCTTGGAATGACACAGCCCAAATTGACTTTCTGAATCCAGTCGCGCGCGAAGCCGTTATGCAGCAGATTTTAAAAGTTGCCCGGAACTTCCCGATTATCAGGTTTGATGCCGCAATGGTTCTTGCAAAAAAACATATCCGCCGCCTTTGGTATCCTGAGCCAGGACACGGAGGAGACATTGCAAGCCGCAGCCGTTATGCTTTGACTTCCGCAGAATTTGAAAAACGCATTCCAAATGAATTCTGGCGCGAAGTTGTTGACCGTTGCGCTCAGGAAATGCCTGACACACTTTTGCTTGCTGAAGCTTTCTGGATGATGGAAGGATATTTTACACGTACTCTTGGAATGCACCGTGTTTATAATTCCGCCTTTATGAATATGCTCAAAAAGGAAGAAAATCAGAAGTACCGCGACACTGTAAAAAATACAATAAAATTTGATCCGCAGATTCTAAAGCGTTTTGTAAACTTTATGAACAACCCGGACGAAGAAACAGCTGTGGCTCAATTCGGAAAAGGCGACAAGTATTTTGGAGTCTGCACACTGATGATTACGATGCCTGGACTTCCTATGTTCGGACACGGTCAGCTTGAAGGATTTGAAGAAAAATATGGAATGGAATACACCAAGGCCTACAAAGATGAGAAGGTTGATCAGGATTTGATGAATCGCCATTGGCATGATATTTTCCCTCTAATGCACAAGCGTTATCTTTTTGCGCCTGTTGAAAACTTTTTGTTCTATGATGTCTGGAATAATGGAACTGTAAACGAAAATATTTTTGCTTACTCAAATGTCGTAGGCAACGAGCGCACAATTGTTTTCTATAATAACAAGTATGAACGCGCCCAGGGCTGGATAAAGCAGTCATGCGAGTACGCTGTAAAAACTGGGTCTGACGAAAATGACAAAGTGATGGTTTCAAAGTCTTTGGCTGAAAGCATGGGATTCACTTATGGCTATAATCACTATGTGATTTTCCGTGAGCATAGAAGCGGACTTTGGTTTGTGCGCAGAAGCGATGACTTGATTAACAACGGAATGTTCGTTGCTCTTAACGGCTTTGAATATCAGGTTTATCTTGATGTTCAGCAAGTTGTTGACGGCACGGACGGAAAATACTTTAAACTTAATGAGCTTTTGAACGGTTCTGGTGTTCCTGATCTTGAAATTGCATGGCAGGAATTCCGCTACAAGGATTTGTTTGCCGCTCTTAAAAATTTCGTTACAAAAGAGTTTATGCAGGATATTCACGCCTTGTTCTCTAGCGATTCTTCAAAAGAATTCAAGCTTGAAAACAAAGAGCCAACGTCGCTCAAAAAAGTTCTAAAGTCTGCAAAAGAAGCTGCTCTTGCTTATTACGAAAAAGAAAACGAGTTTGCGCTTGAAGAAGAAAAACTTGCGTCTGAAAATTACAAGAAAAAAGCAAAGTCAAAGAAATCTGAATCATCTCTTGAGCCTGAGCAGAAATTCAGGGCATTTGAGAAGTGCGTTGAATATTTGTATGAGGCTTATTCTGCGCCGGAAGATGAAGATTCAGCAAACAACCTTGAGCTTGAGATTTCTTCTGGAATCAAGTCGAATGAATTCAGTGCGGAAATTCTATGCGCCTTTGCAGCAGTTGCTTCCGCTGGCGGTGAAAACTGCAAGAAGTGGGGCTACAGCCGCAAACTTTCCGAGATAATCGAAAGCGCAGGCTTCTTCAATTCAGAAATGAGAAACAACTTTATCCGCATTTTTGAAAGCATGAAGATAAGCAGCCTGAACTTTGGAACTTCTGGATTTGTAAAGTCGACATACACTGTGGCAAAATCGCTTGTGGATTCTGAAAATTCATTTGTTCTTACTGGTGCAAATGAATACAACGGAGTTCGCTGGTTCAACAAGGAAAAAATGGATGCCACACTTTGGTATGCGTTTGCTTCCAACTGCATGACAAGCAAAAGAATCCTTCGCGAGCAGATTTTCAGGCTTTACAGAACTTTGTTTGCTTCAAAGGAACTTGCTGAATACAAGTGCGAGCAGTTTACAGAAGCCGTAAAGCCCGTGAAGATGCCAGCTCCAAAAACAGAGAAGGCAAAAGCAAAAAAATCTTCCGTGGAAAAAACTGATGCTAAAAAGCCGGCTGCTAAAAAAACTAAAAAAGATTCAAAGAGTTCAAAATCGAAATAA
- a CDS encoding pyridoxal-phosphate dependent enzyme — protein MKFFSTRDARNIVGFKQAVLDCIPSDGGLYVPDDTDDLRRWIYYTNEKTTFASLAGALTSAMINDEFSPVICEAIATHAFPKDPVFRQLDKNLFILELYHGATGTFKDFGVSYLTSALETILQMDGKKAILLDATTGELGACMAKAIGGKKLLKSVLLAPKGKLRGIDEKSFVWNGGNIYPIEIDGTEQDCHKIIREIFSDKQLVKKLSLTVANTANIGRLLPQSFFYTFAFSRLKEITNGDIFYAVPAGNYGNLVSGLYGWRMALPVNGFIVPSTPELTLDAGGNCMVMNSMIPLEKRTAADPASPSNIERLEQIFKANSLMLRSFVYPAAVSEKEIEAACKKLFMQYKVYADHDTAAAYAAVLKRNDVAAEEDGAVVLVARDSPALSKDFLMHNLGESPAMPNNITEAFKPVKLDKAPIAPEDTDSVISILNSLNLF, from the coding sequence ATGAAATTTTTTAGCACACGTGATGCCCGGAATATCGTAGGATTTAAACAGGCAGTTTTGGACTGCATTCCTTCTGACGGCGGGCTTTACGTTCCAGACGACACAGACGATTTGCGCCGCTGGATTTATTATACAAATGAAAAAACAACATTCGCTTCTCTTGCAGGCGCGCTTACTTCCGCAATGATAAATGATGAATTCAGCCCTGTAATCTGCGAAGCAATTGCAACACACGCATTTCCAAAAGATCCAGTTTTCAGACAGCTGGACAAAAATCTTTTTATTCTTGAGCTTTATCACGGCGCAACTGGAACTTTCAAGGACTTCGGAGTTTCTTATTTAACTTCCGCATTGGAAACGATTCTACAGATGGACGGAAAAAAAGCCATTCTGCTCGATGCGACTACAGGCGAACTTGGAGCGTGCATGGCAAAAGCTATCGGCGGAAAAAAACTTCTAAAGTCTGTTCTTCTTGCTCCAAAAGGAAAGCTACGCGGAATCGATGAAAAAAGCTTTGTTTGGAACGGCGGAAATATTTATCCGATTGAAATAGACGGAACAGAACAAGACTGCCACAAAATCATAAGAGAAATTTTTTCAGACAAACAGCTTGTAAAAAAACTCAGCCTGACTGTAGCAAATACGGCAAACATCGGCCGGCTTTTACCGCAGTCATTTTTCTACACATTCGCATTTTCAAGACTCAAAGAAATTACAAACGGAGATATTTTTTATGCCGTTCCTGCTGGCAACTATGGAAATCTTGTTTCGGGACTTTACGGCTGGAGAATGGCTCTTCCTGTAAACGGATTCATCGTTCCTTCAACACCGGAACTTACCCTTGATGCCGGCGGAAACTGCATGGTTATGAACAGCATGATTCCGCTTGAAAAACGCACAGCTGCAGATCCGGCTTCACCTTCAAACATAGAAAGACTTGAACAGATTTTCAAGGCAAATTCACTTATGCTTAGAAGTTTTGTCTATCCTGCGGCAGTTTCAGAAAAGGAAATTGAAGCAGCCTGCAAAAAACTTTTTATGCAATACAAAGTCTATGCAGACCACGACACAGCGGCGGCTTATGCGGCAGTTCTAAAAAGAAACGATGTTGCAGCGGAAGAAGACGGAGCTGTTGTTCTTGTTGCAAGAGACTCGCCTGCGCTTAGCAAAGATTTTCTTATGCACAACTTAGGAGAATCTCCTGCAATGCCGAACAATATCACCGAAGCATTTAAGCCTGTCAAACTTGACAAAGCTCCAATTGCCCCGGAGGATACAGATTCAGTTATTTCGATTTTGAACTCTTTGAATCTTTTTTAG
- the hisH gene encoding imidazole glycerol phosphate synthase subunit HisH: MTGIIDYNAGNIKSVEHALEYLDAPYVLSGNPCELKNVDRVIFPGVGDAAYAMQQLKLTGFDSFLKDWAESGKPILGICLGSQIVFDYSEEGDTECLGLLKGSIRRFSSLKDKGFDTSLKVPHIGWNNVSFANGGSSLLNGVAPDSDFYFVHSYVIQPEDSSIIKGYADYGIKVPAIVEKDNIAVFQFHPEKSGKPGLGILRNFVSSDLSAKEKF, from the coding sequence ATGACTGGAATCATAGATTACAATGCAGGAAATATAAAAAGCGTGGAGCATGCGCTTGAATACCTTGATGCTCCTTATGTTCTTTCTGGAAATCCTTGCGAGTTAAAAAATGTTGACCGTGTGATTTTTCCCGGAGTAGGAGATGCGGCTTATGCGATGCAGCAGCTTAAGTTGACAGGCTTTGATTCTTTTTTGAAAGACTGGGCGGAATCTGGTAAACCGATTTTAGGAATTTGCCTTGGCTCTCAAATTGTGTTTGACTACAGCGAGGAAGGAGATACAGAATGCCTTGGACTTTTAAAAGGAAGCATAAGGCGTTTTTCATCTTTAAAGGATAAAGGCTTTGACACAAGTTTAAAAGTTCCGCATATAGGATGGAACAATGTTTCGTTTGCAAACGGAGGCTCTTCTCTGTTAAATGGAGTTGCGCCTGATTCGGATTTTTATTTTGTACATTCCTATGTGATTCAGCCGGAAGATTCTTCTATAATAAAAGGCTATGCGGACTACGGAATAAAAGTTCCTGCAATAGTTGAAAAAGACAACATCGCGGTTTTTCAGTTTCATCCGGAAAAATCAGGAAAGCCCGGACTTGGAATCTTGAGAAATTTTGTCTCTTCTGATCTTTCTGCAAAGGAGAAATTTTAA
- the hisF gene encoding imidazole glycerol phosphate synthase subunit HisF: MLKKRIIICLDVKDGRTTKGIKFQNNIDIGDPVEMAAEYYRQGVDELVFYDIMASARGRGPILDLIARVASQVFIPFCVGGGIGTLDDIRSTILAGAEKVSLNSQAVKNPELIKQGARVFGNQCIVLGMDAAKDSQMPSGYRVYINGGRIKTELDAREWAQKAVELGAGEIVLNSIDADGTKEGYELNLTKMIAESVPVPVIASGGGGTPSHLADVLTKGKADAALIASMVHSGAYTVSSIKNELSKEGIPVRLV; this comes from the coding sequence ATGTTGAAGAAACGAATTATAATCTGCCTTGATGTAAAAGATGGACGCACAACAAAAGGAATAAAATTTCAGAACAACATCGACATTGGCGACCCTGTGGAAATGGCTGCTGAATATTACCGCCAGGGTGTGGACGAGCTTGTATTTTACGACATAATGGCAAGTGCGCGCGGAAGAGGTCCTATTCTTGATTTGATTGCAAGAGTCGCTTCTCAAGTTTTTATTCCATTTTGTGTTGGAGGTGGAATCGGAACTCTTGACGACATACGCTCTACAATTCTTGCCGGAGCTGAAAAGGTTTCGCTTAATTCTCAGGCTGTAAAAAATCCGGAGCTTATAAAGCAGGGTGCACGCGTTTTTGGAAATCAGTGCATTGTTCTTGGAATGGACGCTGCAAAAGATTCTCAAATGCCAAGCGGCTACAGAGTTTATATTAACGGCGGACGAATAAAGACAGAGCTTGATGCAAGGGAATGGGCACAGAAAGCTGTTGAGCTTGGTGCTGGCGAAATAGTTTTAAATTCAATTGATGCCGATGGAACAAAAGAAGGCTATGAACTGAATCTTACAAAAATGATTGCGGAGTCTGTGCCGGTTCCTGTAATTGCAAGTGGCGGCGGTGGAACTCCTTCTCATCTTGCGGACGTTCTTACAAAAGGAAAGGCTGACGCTGCCCTGATTGCCTCAATGGTTCATTCAGGAGCGTACACAGTTTCTTCTATAAAGAATGAGCTTTCCAAAGAAGGAATCCCTGTAAGGCTTGTTTAA